The Sulfuricurvum sp. genome contains a region encoding:
- a CDS encoding endonuclease MutS2, with protein MSHLSTNLTELFAKLDLLAHLQALEHFFSRSQSIALQGDQERHFRYIDALDALEFKAPPKSVSFEGSINHLKKQGVLRFEDIFEIIKIVRYFRHLRNHEFSGLIGEWMETIRIPEQFSEMDEFFDEGGNFIESRDEELHRIGHRIKAIKTEINESMKRLLHTQKLHPYLVDTQIHYINDEECLLVRGGFNHVLKGSIVGRTGAGFFYVAPDSVLRSKEQLRYVNQERDTLLYAYAKKFSAKLSPLVPFIGFIDREFERYDHYQARVLFARAHNYAILKPQNNSAVILEEFSHPAIAKPKPISVEFRGNLLMITGVNAGGKTMLLKSIISACAMAKYLIPMKINPHKSRIGSFKRLEAVIDDPQSVSNDISTFAGRMVQFSHLFEHKSALVGVDEIELGTDSDEAAALFAIVLDELIKRGQKIIVTTHHKRLAALMADRDDVELMAALYDEERRLPTYEFLQGVIGKSYAFETAARYGINPAIITRAKSLYGENHEKLSVLIERGSELERELKRKNREVDERLETLKSQEAALKEAREYLRVELDAEKSKLRAGYDEAIREAKEAARGHDMAAIHRQLNKAQAKLPKPEPIKIAEPEPIRYEVGQSVKYRTQRGTVVSVGAKDAMIEVEGMRLRVKLTDLKPSGNLPKKPKVTVTSQIEQKSGLKLDLHGLRGEEACERMDKFLSDALLQGFDEVIIYHGIGTGKLSYAVKEFLKAHPSVKSFTDAPQHLGGFGAKIVRL; from the coding sequence ATGAGTCACCTCTCTACTAATCTCACTGAGCTTTTTGCGAAGCTCGATCTTCTTGCGCATCTGCAAGCACTGGAACATTTTTTCTCCCGTTCTCAAAGCATCGCACTCCAAGGTGACCAAGAGCGCCATTTTCGCTACATCGATGCACTCGATGCGTTAGAGTTTAAAGCACCTCCGAAAAGTGTCTCGTTTGAGGGGAGTATTAACCATCTCAAAAAACAGGGTGTTTTGCGGTTTGAGGATATTTTCGAGATTATTAAAATCGTCCGTTATTTTCGTCATTTGCGTAATCATGAGTTTTCCGGTTTAATCGGCGAATGGATGGAGACGATTCGTATCCCCGAACAATTTAGCGAGATGGATGAGTTTTTCGATGAGGGGGGGAATTTTATCGAATCGCGTGATGAGGAACTTCATAGAATTGGACATCGGATAAAAGCGATTAAAACCGAGATTAACGAATCGATGAAACGGCTCTTGCACACCCAAAAACTTCACCCTTATCTCGTTGATACCCAAATCCACTATATTAATGACGAAGAGTGTTTGTTGGTACGGGGCGGTTTTAATCACGTCCTCAAAGGCTCTATCGTCGGACGGACGGGGGCAGGGTTTTTCTATGTTGCTCCCGATTCAGTGCTCAGGTCTAAAGAGCAGTTGCGCTATGTGAATCAAGAACGAGACACGCTACTCTATGCCTATGCGAAAAAATTTAGTGCGAAACTCTCTCCTCTCGTCCCTTTTATCGGATTTATTGATCGTGAGTTCGAACGGTATGATCACTATCAAGCGCGTGTTTTATTTGCCCGTGCTCATAACTACGCGATTCTCAAACCTCAAAACAACAGTGCTGTGATTCTCGAAGAGTTTTCCCATCCCGCCATCGCCAAACCCAAACCCATCAGTGTCGAGTTTCGCGGTAACTTGCTCATGATTACTGGGGTTAATGCGGGGGGTAAAACGATGCTTCTCAAATCGATCATTAGTGCATGTGCAATGGCGAAATATCTCATCCCGATGAAAATAAACCCCCACAAATCACGGATAGGGAGTTTCAAACGTCTCGAAGCGGTCATTGACGATCCTCAAAGCGTGAGCAACGATATCTCCACCTTTGCGGGGCGGATGGTGCAGTTTAGCCATCTATTCGAGCACAAAAGTGCCCTTGTCGGGGTGGATGAGATCGAACTCGGAACCGACAGCGACGAGGCGGCGGCACTCTTTGCCATCGTCCTCGATGAGCTGATCAAACGTGGTCAAAAGATCATTGTCACCACCCACCACAAACGGCTCGCCGCATTGATGGCGGATCGCGATGATGTGGAGCTGATGGCGGCATTGTACGATGAAGAGCGCCGTCTTCCGACCTATGAGTTTTTACAAGGGGTGATCGGCAAGAGCTACGCGTTTGAAACCGCCGCCCGATATGGGATTAACCCTGCCATTATCACCCGCGCCAAATCGCTTTACGGTGAGAACCACGAAAAACTGAGCGTCCTGATTGAGCGCGGCAGTGAGTTGGAACGGGAGCTGAAACGGAAAAACCGCGAGGTGGACGAGCGGCTCGAAACCCTCAAATCCCAAGAAGCGGCACTCAAAGAGGCGAGGGAGTATTTGCGCGTTGAGCTGGATGCTGAGAAATCGAAACTTCGCGCGGGGTATGATGAAGCGATCCGCGAAGCCAAAGAGGCGGCGCGGGGTCATGATATGGCGGCAATCCATAGACAGCTCAACAAGGCACAGGCGAAACTCCCGAAACCAGAGCCGATCAAAATCGCGGAACCTGAACCGATCCGTTATGAAGTAGGGCAGAGCGTAAAATACCGCACTCAGCGCGGAACAGTCGTCAGCGTCGGAGCCAAAGATGCGATGATCGAGGTGGAGGGGATGCGTTTACGGGTCAAACTCACCGATTTAAAACCCAGTGGCAACCTCCCGAAAAAACCGAAGGTGACGGTAACGTCGCAGATCGAGCAAAAAAGCGGTCTGAAACTTGATCTTCATGGTCTGCGGGGCGAAGAGGCGTGCGAGCGGATGGATAAGTTCCTCTCCGATGCGCTCTTGCAGGGATTCGATGAGGTGATTATCTATCACGGGATCGGAACGGGTAAACTCTCCTATGCGGTCAAAGAGTTTCTAAAAGCTCATCCGAGTGTCAAAAGCTTCACCGATGCCCCTCAGCATTTGGGGGGATTCGGGGCGAAGATCGTCCGTCTCTAA
- a CDS encoding BrnT family toxin, whose translation MKKTKFDWDENKNTQNQEKHHVSFEHAQYAFADEKRIIAEDLEHSQDEKRYFCIGKVDGEILTVRFTYRDNVIRIFGAGYWRKGKKTYEENR comes from the coding sequence ATGAAAAAGACCAAATTCGATTGGGATGAAAATAAAAATACTCAAAACCAAGAAAAGCATCATGTCTCGTTTGAACATGCTCAATATGCTTTTGCGGATGAGAAGAGAATAATCGCAGAGGATTTGGAACACAGCCAAGACGAAAAGCGGTATTTTTGTATCGGTAAAGTAGATGGTGAAATACTCACTGTGCGATTTACCTACAGAGATAACGTCATTCGGATTTTTGGTGCAGGATATTGGAGAAAAGGAAAAAAAACTTATGAAGAAAACCGTTAA
- a CDS encoding tetratricopeptide repeat protein, whose product MKTILLVVILFTSNVSADVFSDANQAYKNGDYKKASELMEKACNTGHMRACWDLGLFYSNGRGVNRDEKKALSLYKKACDGGFENGCTSYDIYKDLYHQ is encoded by the coding sequence ATGAAGACCATTTTACTAGTAGTTATACTGTTTACCAGTAATGTAAGTGCCGATGTTTTTAGTGATGCAAACCAAGCATATAAAAATGGAGATTATAAAAAAGCCAGTGAACTTATGGAAAAAGCGTGTAATACTGGACACATGAGGGCTTGTTGGGATTTAGGACTTTTTTATTCCAACGGTCGAGGTGTTAATCGTGATGAAAAAAAAGCACTAAGTTTGTATAAAAAAGCATGTGATGGCGGTTTTGAAAACGGATGTACCAGTTATGATATATATAAAGACCTTTATCATCAATAG
- a CDS encoding tetratricopeptide repeat protein — MFKTLFRPLIQAHNINKIKKLAVNGDAEAQNKFAKMYHFGLYVEQNYTQAAIWYTKAATQGVIQAQSALGELYEYGQGVKQNDAKAFEWYHKAAARGDAYAQNSIGWMYEKGKGAEQDYKKALQWYSKAAEQGEIDAQYNLGVMYNNGLGIAQNYKMAFRWLKQAAEKGHIQAQAVVAAMLFEGLGVTKDESLALDFYHQSAKSGFAPAQSHLGVIKERNREFSDARVWYRKAAEQGEPSALSHLGLMYEFGESVARNRIIAYGLFEMAVTQGDKTALDIRDTIAKSLTQSQREEAIELAHNPKKLWELLDNTL; from the coding sequence GTGTTTAAAACACTCTTTCGCCCGCTGATTCAAGCACATAATATCAATAAAATAAAGAAATTAGCGGTTAACGGTGATGCAGAGGCACAAAACAAATTTGCCAAAATGTACCATTTTGGATTATACGTAGAACAAAATTATACTCAAGCAGCAATATGGTACACCAAAGCAGCCACTCAAGGTGTGATTCAGGCACAAAGTGCTTTGGGGGAGCTTTATGAATATGGACAAGGTGTCAAACAGAATGATGCAAAAGCGTTCGAGTGGTATCACAAAGCGGCAGCTCGTGGTGATGCGTATGCCCAAAATAGTATAGGGTGGATGTACGAAAAGGGAAAAGGGGCAGAACAAGATTACAAAAAAGCGTTACAGTGGTATTCGAAAGCAGCTGAACAAGGTGAAATTGACGCTCAGTACAATTTAGGAGTCATGTATAACAACGGTTTGGGAATAGCTCAAAACTATAAAATGGCGTTTAGATGGTTGAAACAGGCAGCTGAAAAGGGGCACATTCAAGCTCAAGCAGTTGTTGCTGCTATGTTGTTTGAAGGGCTTGGAGTCACTAAAGATGAAAGTTTAGCATTGGATTTTTATCATCAATCAGCTAAGAGTGGGTTCGCTCCGGCACAAAGTCATTTAGGGGTGATTAAAGAGAGAAATCGTGAGTTTTCTGATGCAAGAGTATGGTATCGAAAAGCCGCAGAACAGGGAGAACCAAGTGCATTGAGTCATTTAGGTTTGATGTATGAATTTGGAGAAAGTGTTGCACGAAATAGAATTATCGCGTATGGATTGTTTGAAATGGCAGTGACACAAGGGGATAAAACTGCGCTGGATATACGGGATACTATTGCTAAATCATTGACACAAAGTCAACGTGAAGAGGCGATAGAACTTGCCCATAACCCTAAAAAATTATGGGAATTATTGGATAATACTCTTTGA
- the ligA gene encoding NAD-dependent DNA ligase LigA: MTHTEYQSAVKQLQKYSYHYYVLDDPITTDEEYDILYHQVVAYEHEHPDEIISDSPTQRVGDVPQDKFDKAHHLSRMWSLEDLFNRDELETWVNRITKSYGDVRFYCEPKFDGASLNLIYDNGALVQAITRGDGVEGEEVTQNAKTIQSIPLRIEYTGRIEIRGEVVIFKEDFEKINEERLRNGESLFANPRNAAAGSLRQLDTRITASRRLVFMPYGIGANTLESKNLSERMEWVYSLGFRNPHMTRICESADQIETFYHEMRVERDNFAMLLDGMVIKVDAIAVQDELGYTVKNPRWAAAYKFPAIEKLTTLREVIMQVGRSGVVTPVAIVEPVDIEGVTVERSTLHNFDEIERKDIRIGDKVIILRSGDVIPKIVKVITAERSGNEQIIPRPTQCPVCGSELLDEGALIKCQNMGCEARVVNSIIYFASKQCLNIDGLGDKIVEALHNAGLVRELSDLFSLTMEQLLSLEGFKEKKSRNLLDAIVATKGCDCWRFINALGIEHIGEVASKTLCGAFGTAFDTASREEILALEGFGGEMVESILEFVRVNSEKIETLREILNPVAPVKIEAHENPFKGKSVVITGSMSVPRDSIKAILESLGAKVASSVSKKTDYVVYGEDAGSKYDKAVELGVALLTESEFREKMDPRIKSEDDGDRHSREGGNPANELLTSLSDTTAVSEGTAVHPKNSLFD; this comes from the coding sequence ATGACCCACACCGAATACCAATCTGCCGTAAAACAACTCCAAAAATATTCCTATCACTATTATGTCCTCGATGATCCCATAACGACCGATGAGGAGTACGATATCCTCTATCATCAGGTGGTTGCATACGAGCATGAACATCCCGATGAAATAATCTCCGATTCCCCGACACAGCGGGTAGGGGACGTACCACAAGACAAGTTTGACAAAGCACACCATCTGAGCCGTATGTGGAGTTTAGAAGACCTTTTTAACCGCGACGAGTTGGAGACGTGGGTGAACCGTATCACGAAAAGTTACGGAGATGTCCGTTTTTACTGCGAGCCCAAATTTGACGGGGCGAGTTTGAACCTGATCTATGACAATGGTGCATTGGTTCAGGCTATCACACGCGGTGATGGGGTAGAGGGGGAAGAGGTTACCCAAAACGCTAAAACGATTCAATCCATCCCTCTTCGTATCGAGTATACGGGGCGAATCGAGATTCGGGGCGAGGTGGTGATTTTCAAAGAGGATTTTGAGAAAATCAACGAAGAGCGTTTACGCAACGGTGAATCGTTGTTCGCCAATCCTCGTAATGCGGCGGCGGGGAGCCTCCGTCAACTCGATACTCGCATCACCGCGTCACGCCGTTTGGTTTTTATGCCTTATGGAATCGGGGCTAACACGTTGGAGAGCAAAAATCTCTCGGAGCGGATGGAGTGGGTGTATTCTTTGGGATTTCGAAATCCCCACATGACGAGAATTTGCGAGAGTGCGGATCAAATCGAGACCTTTTACCATGAGATGCGTGTTGAGCGGGATAATTTCGCAATGCTCCTCGATGGGATGGTGATTAAAGTAGACGCGATAGCGGTGCAGGATGAACTGGGCTATACGGTGAAAAATCCCCGTTGGGCGGCGGCGTATAAATTTCCGGCTATCGAGAAACTCACCACGCTACGCGAGGTAATTATGCAGGTAGGACGTAGCGGTGTGGTCACCCCTGTCGCCATCGTCGAGCCTGTCGATATCGAGGGGGTTACGGTCGAGCGTTCAACGCTTCATAATTTCGATGAGATAGAGCGTAAAGATATCCGAATCGGGGATAAAGTGATAATACTCCGAAGCGGTGATGTTATCCCTAAAATCGTCAAAGTTATTACGGCAGAACGGTCGGGAAATGAGCAAATCATCCCCCGTCCAACACAGTGCCCCGTGTGCGGGAGTGAACTTCTCGATGAGGGGGCGCTCATCAAATGTCAAAACATGGGGTGCGAAGCGCGGGTGGTGAACTCGATCATCTATTTTGCCTCGAAACAATGCCTCAATATCGATGGGTTAGGGGATAAGATTGTCGAAGCATTGCATAATGCGGGATTGGTGCGAGAACTGAGTGATCTTTTTAGTCTCACGATGGAACAGTTATTATCACTAGAAGGGTTCAAAGAGAAAAAGAGCCGTAATCTCCTCGATGCGATTGTAGCGACCAAAGGGTGTGATTGCTGGCGTTTTATCAATGCACTAGGAATCGAGCATATCGGTGAAGTGGCATCCAAAACATTGTGCGGGGCATTTGGAACGGCGTTTGATACGGCAAGCCGAGAAGAGATTTTGGCACTGGAGGGGTTCGGAGGAGAGATGGTGGAATCAATCCTCGAATTTGTCCGTGTCAATAGTGAGAAAATCGAAACACTAAGAGAGATCTTAAATCCCGTAGCACCTGTAAAAATCGAAGCTCACGAAAATCCGTTTAAAGGGAAAAGTGTTGTCATCACGGGGTCGATGTCAGTGCCACGCGATAGTATCAAAGCGATACTTGAATCATTAGGAGCCAAAGTCGCCTCATCGGTCTCCAAAAAGACCGATTATGTCGTGTACGGTGAAGATGCGGGGAGCAAGTACGATAAAGCGGTGGAACTTGGTGTGGCATTATTAACAGAATCTGAATTTAGAGAAAAGATGGATCCCCGGATCAAGTCCGAGGATGACGGGGATCGTCATTCCCGCGAAGGCGGGAATCCAGCTAATGAATTATTAACGTCGCTTTCCGATACTACTGCGGTGTCTGAGGGGACGGCTGTACATCCAAAAAATAGCCTTTTTGATTAA
- a CDS encoding FAD-dependent oxidoreductase: MKPIHVVIIGGGYGGIRAMEHLSKSSRIHVTLIDQNAYHYMQAEVYDFIANKVDMSHIMIDLPSLCNSFGLVSFLCEEVLTIETDAQEVITEGQRIPYDYLIIATGSRTYFPTFIPGLREYTHGVKSVPSALDFKQQFERALLDRIQAQKNRCDVKPFNIVIGGAGLSGVEIAAEMAAYANKFYQNGNFGCRSVDVYLIDAYESILFGMDPFLIRSSHERLIQLGVHVWHNNRISEVREHCILLDNGKLLDFEFMIFTGGVCASTLSERLPFKVNAKGHLHVLNDLSIEGHPNIFAIGDVANLVDEHTKPLPPTAQLAERSAEHVVRNIRLDAKNQPYRDFSFTNQGVMIALGGEYGAGILPGGIKVKGYLAYLIKKAIFWMYSRPLRHRSSIGKRR, translated from the coding sequence ATGAAACCGATTCATGTTGTTATCATTGGTGGAGGGTATGGGGGAATACGTGCGATGGAGCATCTCTCAAAATCTTCACGTATCCATGTAACCCTAATCGATCAAAATGCCTACCATTACATGCAAGCCGAAGTGTATGATTTTATCGCCAATAAAGTCGATATGTCTCATATCATGATTGATCTCCCCTCCCTTTGTAACAGTTTCGGATTGGTTAGTTTTCTCTGTGAAGAGGTTCTCACAATCGAAACAGACGCTCAAGAGGTCATCACCGAGGGACAACGGATACCGTATGATTACCTCATCATCGCAACCGGAAGCCGAACCTATTTTCCTACCTTTATACCGGGGCTTAGAGAATATACCCACGGAGTTAAAAGTGTCCCCAGTGCTCTTGATTTTAAACAGCAATTTGAACGGGCACTCTTGGATCGTATCCAAGCACAAAAAAATAGATGTGATGTTAAACCTTTTAATATTGTTATCGGTGGTGCAGGGCTTTCAGGGGTAGAAATAGCCGCAGAGATGGCTGCCTATGCAAACAAATTTTACCAAAACGGCAATTTCGGATGTCGCAGTGTCGATGTTTACCTCATCGATGCGTATGAGAGTATATTATTTGGAATGGATCCATTTTTAATACGAAGCTCTCATGAACGTCTCATACAGTTAGGGGTTCATGTTTGGCACAATAACCGTATCAGTGAAGTGCGTGAACACTGCATTCTCCTCGATAACGGAAAATTGCTCGATTTTGAATTTATGATTTTTACAGGGGGTGTTTGTGCCTCGACATTGAGTGAGCGACTCCCATTTAAAGTCAATGCAAAAGGGCATCTCCATGTTCTAAATGACCTCTCTATAGAAGGACATCCCAATATTTTTGCTATTGGAGATGTTGCTAATCTTGTCGATGAACACACTAAACCTCTCCCCCCTACCGCTCAGCTGGCAGAGCGAAGTGCAGAGCATGTCGTCCGAAACATCCGTTTAGATGCAAAAAATCAACCTTACCGTGATTTTAGTTTTACCAACCAAGGGGTCATGATTGCATTGGGCGGTGAGTATGGAGCAGGAATACTCCCCGGAGGGATAAAAGTGAAAGGATACTTAGCCTATTTAATCAAAAAGGCTATTTTTTGGATGTACAGCCGTCCCCTCAGACACCGCAGTAGTATCGGAAAGCGACGTTAA
- a CDS encoding TlyA family RNA methyltransferase encodes MRLDSYLVECGLVESRNKAQQLIKDHAVSVDGKIIDKVSFEADETMKIEIADVAQYVSRAAIKLKGFLPFTEWEIKGVDALDIGSSTGGFTQILLEEGVNSVTCVDVGSDQLHPSLRGDVRVSVHENTDIRNFVSEKPYELVTCDVAFIPLELILESIDTLASKNIILLFKPQFQVGREVKRDKNGVVKDNSAIGKAMIRFEDTCSLLGWKIIAKEVAHIAGKEGNQEICYGFVKG; translated from the coding sequence ATGCGACTTGACAGTTATTTAGTAGAGTGTGGATTGGTTGAGAGCCGAAATAAAGCGCAACAGTTGATCAAAGATCACGCCGTGAGCGTGGATGGAAAGATTATAGATAAAGTTTCATTTGAAGCCGATGAGACTATGAAAATCGAAATCGCTGATGTTGCGCAATACGTGAGCCGTGCGGCGATTAAACTCAAAGGTTTCCTCCCTTTTACCGAATGGGAGATAAAAGGGGTTGATGCCCTCGATATCGGTTCATCTACCGGAGGATTTACCCAGATACTTTTAGAAGAGGGGGTAAATAGTGTCACCTGTGTCGATGTGGGGAGTGATCAACTCCATCCGAGCTTACGCGGTGATGTGCGGGTGAGCGTTCATGAAAATACCGATATTCGCAACTTTGTATCTGAAAAACCTTATGAACTGGTGACGTGCGACGTGGCGTTTATCCCGCTGGAACTTATCCTCGAATCCATCGATACATTAGCCTCAAAAAACATTATCCTCCTTTTTAAACCGCAGTTTCAAGTGGGGCGTGAAGTAAAACGGGACAAAAACGGTGTGGTTAAAGACAACAGTGCCATCGGAAAAGCGATGATCCGTTTTGAAGATACGTGTTCATTATTAGGCTGGAAAATAATTGCCAAAGAGGTTGCCCATATAGCGGGGAAAGAGGGAAATCAGGAGATATGTTATGGCTTTGTCAAAGGTTGA
- a CDS encoding bifunctional riboflavin kinase/FAD synthetase has protein sequence MALSKVDAIAIGGFDGMHFGHQKLFDELGNHGAIVVIETGYANLTPGREREHHTHYPIFYYSLDDIRHLEGEAFVAMLLKQFPSLKKIVVGYDFHFGKNRRYSHASLNELFGGEVKVVEEVCCDGDSVHSHKIRAKIQIGDISGANRFLAHNYTIKGSVIKGQGIGKTDLVPTINLECSGFLLPYEGVYAALTRLDHEEHWHPSVVFLGHRVTTDGSYAIESHILGETIESCSRASISFVKFLRKNQKFESLELLKKAIDDDKLSAKQTLRHLSL, from the coding sequence ATGGCTTTGTCAAAGGTTGATGCTATCGCCATCGGAGGGTTTGATGGGATGCACTTCGGGCATCAAAAACTCTTTGATGAATTAGGAAATCACGGAGCTATCGTCGTTATCGAGACGGGATATGCCAACCTCACACCGGGGCGTGAGCGTGAACACCATACCCATTATCCCATTTTCTATTATTCACTCGATGATATCCGCCATCTAGAGGGGGAGGCGTTTGTAGCAATGTTGCTCAAACAATTTCCTTCTTTGAAAAAAATTGTTGTCGGATACGATTTTCATTTCGGAAAAAATCGCCGTTATTCTCATGCCTCATTGAATGAATTGTTCGGTGGTGAAGTAAAAGTGGTGGAAGAGGTGTGTTGTGATGGTGATTCTGTCCATTCCCATAAAATCCGTGCCAAAATTCAAATCGGTGACATCAGCGGAGCAAACCGTTTTTTAGCTCACAACTATACTATTAAAGGTTCGGTGATAAAAGGTCAAGGGATCGGTAAAACCGACCTTGTCCCGACAATCAATCTCGAATGCAGTGGATTTTTACTCCCGTATGAAGGGGTTTATGCGGCACTAACACGGTTGGATCATGAAGAGCATTGGCACCCTTCGGTAGTATTTCTAGGTCATCGGGTCACAACGGATGGAAGTTATGCGATTGAGAGTCATATTTTAGGTGAAACAATTGAGAGCTGTTCGAGAGCATCGATTAGTTTTGTCAAATTTTTACGCAAAAATCAGAAATTTGAGTCACTCGAATTGCTTAAAAAGGCGATAGATGATGATAAATTGAGCGCAAAACAGACACTGCGCCATTTGAGTTTATAG
- a CDS encoding F0F1 ATP synthase subunit A has translation MGELFTFFGLISHEHSFIFLTHMLLTAAIVLLIAKMATANMRLVPSGCQNVMEAYLGGVLAMGADVMGRAEARRYLPLVATIGLFVGIANVIGVIPGFEAPSAFLDFTLALALVVFTYYNFEGIRRNGLITYFKHFMGPVWWLAWLMFPIEIVSHISRIISLSFRLFGNVKGDDMFLMVILMLAPWALPMIPFALLTFMAFLQAFIFMMLTYVYLGGAVLLSDEH, from the coding sequence ATGGGTGAGTTGTTTACTTTCTTCGGACTAATCAGTCACGAACATTCTTTTATCTTCCTCACACACATGCTTTTAACAGCGGCTATCGTATTGTTGATTGCTAAAATGGCAACGGCAAATATGCGTCTTGTTCCATCAGGATGTCAAAACGTTATGGAAGCGTATCTTGGCGGTGTACTTGCTATGGGTGCGGATGTTATGGGTCGTGCTGAAGCACGTCGTTACCTCCCGCTCGTTGCGACTATCGGTCTTTTCGTCGGTATCGCAAACGTTATCGGTGTTATCCCTGGTTTTGAAGCACCAAGTGCGTTTTTGGATTTTACCCTTGCTTTGGCATTGGTTGTTTTCACTTACTATAACTTCGAAGGTATTCGCCGTAACGGTCTTATCACTTACTTCAAGCACTTTATGGGTCCTGTATGGTGGTTGGCGTGGTTGATGTTCCCAATCGAAATTGTTTCTCACATCTCTCGTATTATCTCTTTGAGCTTCCGATTATTCGGTAACGTTAAAGGGGACGATATGTTCTTGATGGTAATCTTGATGCTCGCTCCATGGGCATTGCCGATGATCCCTTTTGCATTATTGACCTTTATGGCATTTTTGCAAGCGTTTATTTTCATGATGCTTACCTATGTTTATCTTGGTGGTGCTGTTTTACTTAGCGACGAACACTAA
- a CDS encoding type II toxin-antitoxin system RelE/ParE family toxin translates to MRIEYSPRFNDELFKIYLFIASDSITHADLFVSKLKTTIEKIPPMPYRHRQSLKSDDKEVRDLVFEGYVVVYRIVKSDKRIDIIGLFSENEWEL, encoded by the coding sequence ATGCGCATTGAGTATTCGCCCCGTTTTAATGACGAACTTTTTAAAATTTATCTCTTTATCGCTAGTGATAGCATCACCCATGCTGACCTATTTGTCTCCAAACTCAAAACCACCATTGAAAAAATCCCTCCTATGCCGTATCGCCATAGACAATCATTAAAATCAGATGATAAAGAGGTTAGAGATTTGGTGTTTGAGGGGTATGTGGTTGTCTATCGTATAGTTAAAAGTGATAAGCGGATAGATATTATAGGACTTTTCAGTGAAAATGAGTGGGAGCTATGA
- a CDS encoding thiamine phosphate synthase produces the protein MKHYLITDPTFYGITSETIESALDVVYSHTLPDFALFRDKQTTHYRDLAQTFIAVSRSYRISRVLLHGDYILAHELRADGVHLTSTQFDDIAEAKKLRLYVVISIHTHEEAFKAQKLGADAITYSPIYVSPNKGEPKGLEDLKEIVDKIEIPIFALGGITTEEQIKAVEECGVYGFASIRYFIDYPSHTVLDTVSIF, from the coding sequence ATGAAACACTACCTAATCACCGATCCCACTTTTTACGGCATTACATCAGAGACCATCGAATCTGCGCTCGATGTTGTATATTCGCATACTCTCCCCGATTTTGCCCTCTTTCGAGATAAACAAACAACGCATTACCGTGATCTTGCTCAAACCTTTATCGCGGTGTCTCGGAGCTATCGTATCTCTCGTGTTCTCTTGCATGGCGATTATATACTAGCACATGAACTTAGAGCTGACGGGGTGCATCTCACCTCGACACAGTTTGACGATATTGCAGAGGCGAAAAAGTTGAGATTGTATGTTGTTATCAGTATTCACACTCATGAAGAAGCCTTCAAGGCACAGAAATTAGGTGCTGATGCGATCACTTACAGTCCGATATATGTGTCGCCGAACAAGGGAGAACCCAAGGGTTTAGAGGATTTAAAAGAAATTGTGGATAAAATAGAGATACCTATTTTTGCACTCGGCGGAATTACCACCGAGGAGCAGATAAAAGCGGTGGAAGAGTGCGGTGTGTACGGTTTTGCCTCTATCCGCTACTTTATCGATTATCCCAGTCATACCGTACTTGATACGGTATCTATTTTCTAA